From the genome of Streptomyces sp. NBC_01304:
GAGATCGGGGCGACACCCTTCGGCGTACGAGCCTCGAAGAGCTCGACGACACGGGGCAGACCCTGGGTGATGTCGTCACCGGCCACACCACCGGTGTGGAAGGTACGCATCGTCAGCTGGGTACCGGGCTCACCGATGGACTGGGCGGCGATGATGCCGACCGCCTCACCGATGTCGACCAGCTTGCCGGTGGCCAGCGAGCGGCCGTAGCAGAAGGCACAGGTGCCGACCGCCGACTCACAGGTCAGGACCGAGCGGGTCTTGACCTCCTCGACGCCATTGGCGACCAGGGCGTCGATGAGCACGTCACCGAGGTCGACGTTGGCCGGCGCGATGACCTTGCCGTCGATGACGACGTCCTCGGCCAGCATGCGGGCGTACACCGAGGTCTCGACGTCCTCCGTCTTGCGGAGCACGCCGTCCTCGCCCTTGACGGCGATCTTCAGCTTGAGGCCGCGGTCGGTGCCACAGTCCTCTTCGCGGATGATGACGTCCTGCGAGACGTCCACCAGACGACGGGTCAGGTAACCCGAGTCGGCGGTACGCAGGGCGGTGTCCGCCAGACCCTTACGGGCACCGTGCGTGGAGATGAAGTACTCCAGCACGGACAGGCCCTCACGGAACGACGCCTTAATCGGACGAGGAATCGTCTCATTCTTGGCGTTGGACACCAGACCACGCATACCGGCGATCTGACGCATCTGCATCATGTTTCCGCGAGCACCCGAGTTCACCATCATGTAGATGGGGTTGGTCTTCGGGAAGTTCGCGTTCATCGCCTCGGCGACCTCGTTGGTCGCGCGGGTCCAGATGGTGATGAGCTCGTTCGTGCGCTCGTCCTTGGTGATCAGACCGCGCTCGTACTGCTTCTGGACCTTCTCGTCCTGGGCCTCGTAGCCCTGGACGATGGCCTTCTTGGCCTCCGGGACGACGATGTCCGAAACGGCGACGGTGACGCCGGAACGGGTGGCCCAGAAGAAGCCGGCCGCCTTCAGGTTGTCGAGCGTCGCCGCCACGATGACCTTGGGGTAGCGCTCGGCCAGGTCGTTGACGATCTCGGAGAGCTGCTTCTTGCCCACCGAGTAGTCGACGAACGGGTAGTCCTCGGGCAGCAGCTCGTTGAAGAGCGCGCGGCCCAGAGTCGTACGCAGACGGAACGTGTCCCCCTGCTGCCACTCGGGCTCGCCCTCTTCCTGAGCCGGCGGGGTCCAACCGCGGGGCGGGATGGTGCCCACCGGGAAGCGGATGTCGACCTTCGCCTGGATCGAGAGCTCGCGGTTGTCGAAGGCCATGACGGCCTCGGCGGTGGAGCCGAAGGACCGGCCCTCACCGATGACCTTGATCTCTTCCTCATCGGTGGTGAGGAAGAAGAGGCCGAGCACCATGTCCTGGGTGGGCATGGTGACCGGACGGCCGTCGGCCGGCTTCAGGATGTTGTTCGAGGACAGCATCAGGATGCGGGCCTCGGCCTGCGCCTCCGCGGAGAGCGGCAGGTGCACGGCCATCTGGTCACCGTCGAAGTCCGCGTTGAACGCGGTGCAGACGAGCGGGTGGATCTGGATGGCCTTGCCCTCGACCAGCTGCGGCTCGAAGGCCTGGATGCCGAGGCGGTGCAGCGTGGGCGCACGGTTCAGCAGAACCGGGTGCTCAGCGATGACCTCTTCCAGGACGTCGTACACGACCGTGCGGCCGCGCTCGACCATGCGCTTGGCCGACTTGATGTTCTGCGCGTGGTTGAGGTCAACCAGACGCTTCATCACGAACGGCTTGAAGAGCTCCAGCGCCATGGCCTTGGGAAGACCACACTGGTGCAGCTTCAGCTGCGGGCCGACGACGATCACGGAACGCGCGGAGTAGTCCACACGCTTACCGAGAAGGTTCTGACGGAAACGACCCTGCTTGCCCTTCAGCATGTCGCTGAGGGACTTGAGCGGGCGGTTACCGGGACCGGTGACCGGGCGACCACGACGACCGTTGTCGAAGAGGGCGTCCACGGCCTCCTGGAGCATGCGCTTCTCGTTGTTCACGATGATCTCGGGAGCACCGAGGTCGAGAAGCCGCTTCAGGCGGTTGTTGCGGTTGATCACGCGGCGGTACAGGTCGTTCAGGTCGGAGGTCGCGAAGCGGCCACCGTCCAGCTGCACCATCGGACGCAGGTCCGGCGGGATGACCGGCACGCAGTCGAGCACCATGCCCTTGGGCTTGTTGCTGGTCTGCAGGAACGCGGAGACGACCTTGAGGCGCTTGAGCGCACGGGTCTTCTTCTGGCCCTTGCCGGTACGGATGATCTCGCGAAGCCGCTCGGCCTCTTCATCCAGGTCGAAGGACTCCAGGCGCTTCTGCAGAGCGGCAGCACCCATGCAGCCGTCGAAGTACGTGCCGAAACGGTCACGCAGCTCGCGGTAGAGCAGCTCGTCGCCCTCCAGGTCCTGGACCTTGAGGTTCTTGAAGCGCGCCCAGACCTCGTCGAGACGGTCGATCTCGCGCTGCGCACGGTCACGCAGCTGCTTCATCTCACGCTCGGCACCTTCGCGCACCTTGCGGCGCACGTCGGCCTTGGCGCCCTCGGCCTCGAGCTCGGCCAGGTCGGTCTCGAGCTTCTTGGCGCGGGTCTCGAGGTCGGCGTCACGGCGCTGCTCGACCTGCTGACGCTCGACGGAGACGTGAGCCTCCAGCGAGGGCAGGTCGCGCGTGCGGCGCTCCTCGTCCACGAAGGTGATCATGTACGCGGCGAAGTAGATGACCTTTTCCAGGTCCTTCGGCGCGAGGTCGAGCAGGTAACCGAGGCGCGAAGGCACGCCCTTGAAGTACCAGATGTGCGTGACAGGGGCGGCCAGCTCAATGTGGCCCATCCGCTCACGACGCACCTTGGCGCGAGTGACCTCGACGCCGCAGCGCTCACAGATGATGCCCTTGAAGCGGACACGCTTGTACTTACCGCAGTAGCACTCCCAGTCCCGGGTCGGACCGAAGATCTTCTCGCAGAAGAGTCCGTCCTTTTCGGGCTTGAGGGTGCGGTAGTTGATGGTCTCCGGCTTCTTGACCTCGCCGTGCGACCAGGTTCGGATGTCGTCCGCGGTGGCAAGGCCGATCCGCAGCTCGTCGAAGAAGTTGACGTCGAGCACTGTGCGTCAATCCCTCTTTCGGGGTCGAGTCTCAATCATGGTCTGAACGGTCCCGGGGATGACGGGGGGCTCTTGAGCGAGCCCCCCGCCAGGCCCGTCAGACCTCTTCGACGCTGCTCGGCTCGCGCCGGGACAGGTCGATACCGAGCTCCTCCGCCGCGCGGAAGACGTCCTCGTCGGTGTCGCGCATCTCGATGGACATGCCGTCCGAGGACAGCACCTCCACGTTGAGGCAGAGCGACTGCATTTCCTTGATGAGCACCTTGAAGGACTCGGGAATGCCCGGCTCAGGGATGTTCTCGCCCTTGACGATGGCCTCGTAGACCTTCACGCGGCCGGTCACGTCGTCGGACTTGATGGTCAGCAGCTCCTGGAGGGCGTAGGCGGCGCCGTATGCCTCGAGCGCCCACACCTCCATCTCACCGAAGCGCTGGCCACCGAACTGCGCCTTACCACCCAGCGGCTGCTGGGTGATCATCGAGTACGGACCGGTCGAGCGAGCGTGCAGCTTGTCGTCGACCAGGTGGTGCAGCTTCAGGATGTACATGTAGCCGACCGAGATCGGCTCCGGGAACGGCTCACCCGAGCGACCGTCGAACATCCGCGCCTTGCCGGACGGGAGCACCATGCGCTCGCCGTCGCGGTTCGGAATGGTGTGCTCGAAGAGACCGGAGATCTCGTCCTCGCGGGCACCGTCGAAGACCGGGGTCGCGACGTTGGAGCCCGCGGGCACCTCGTCGGCGCCGATGGCCTGCAGACGCTGCATCCACTCCTCGGCACCCTGCACGTTCCAGCCCTGGCTGGCGAGCCAGCCGAGGTGGATCTCGAGGACCTGTCCCGGGTTCATTCGGGACGGGACACCGAGCGGGTTGAGGATGATGTCGACCGGGGTGCCGTCCTCGAGGAACGGCATGTCCTCGATCGGGTTGATCTTGGAGATGACACCCTTGTTGCCGTGACGGCCGGCGAGCTTGTCACCATCCGTGATCTTGCGCTTCTGCGCCACGTAGACACGAACCAGCTGGTTCACGCCCGGCGGCAGCTCGTCGCCCTCTTCACGGTCGAAGACGCGTACGCCGATGACCTTGCCGATCTCACCGTGCGGCACCTTCAGCGAGGTGTCGCGCACCTCGCGCGCCTTCTCACCGAAGATCGCGCGGAGCAGACGCTCCTCCGGGGTCAGCTCGGTCTCACCCTTGGGCGTGACCTTGCCGACCAGGATGTCGCCGGCGACGACCTCGGCACCGATACGGATGATGCCGCGCTCGTCGAGGTCCGAGAGGACCTCCTCGGAGACGTTCGGGATGTCCCGGGTGATCTCCTCCGGGCCGAGCTTGGTGTCACGGGCGTCGACCTCGTGCTCCTCGATGTGAATCGAGGAGAGGACGTCGTCCTGCACGAGGCGCTGCGACAGGATGATCGCGTCCTCGTAGTTGTGACCCTCCCACGGCATGAACGCCACGAGCAGGTTCTTGCCCAGCGCCATCTCGCCCTCGTCGGTCGAGGGGCCGTCGGCGAGGACCTGGCCCTCGATGACGCGCGCGCCCTCGTCGACGACGACCTTCTGGTTGAAGGACGTGCCCTGGTTCGAGCGGGAGAACTTGGCGACGCGGTACGTGGTGTACGTGCCGTCGTCGTTGGCCACCGTCACGTAGTCGGCGGAGACCTCCTGGACGACACCGTCCTTCTCGGCCTTGATGACGTCACCGGCGTCGACCGCACAGCGGTACTCCATGCCGGTACCGACCAGCGGGGCCTCCGCCTTAATCAGCGGCACGGCCTGGCGCATCATGTTCGAGCCCATGAGCGCGCGGTTGGCGTCGTCGTGCTCGAGGAACGGGATCATCGCGGTCGCGACCGACACCATCTGGCGCGGCGAGACGTCCATGTAGTCGACGTCGTCACCGGGGATGTAGTCGACCTCGCCGCCACGACGGCGGACGAGGACACGGGCCTCGGCGAAGCGCAGGTCCTCCGTCAGCGGCGCGTTGGCCTGCGCGATGACGAATCGGTCCTCTTCGTCGGCCGTCAGGTAGTCGACGTCGTCGGTGACGACACCCTCGATGACCTTGCGGTACGGGGTCTCGACAAAGCCGAAGGCGTTGACGCGGCCGTACGAAGCCAGCGAACCGATCAGACCGATGTTCGGGCCTTCAGGCGTCTCAATCGGGCACATACGGCCGTAGTGAGACGGGTGCACGTCTCGGACCTCGAAGCCGGCCCGCTCACGGGACAGACCACCGGGGCCGAGTGCGGACAGACGACGCTTGTGGGTCAGACCCGACAGCGGGTTCGTCTGGTCCATGAACTGCGACAGCTGGCTGGTGCCGAAGAACTCCTTGATGGAGGCGACGACCGGCCGGATGTTGATCAGGGTCTGCGGCGTGATCGCCTCGACGTCCTGGGTGGTCATGCGCTCACGCACGACGCGCTCCATACGAGCCAGACCCGTGCGGACCTGGTTCTGGATGAGCTCGCCGACGTTACGCAGACGACGGTTGCCGAAGTGGTCGATGTCGTCGGTCTCGACGACGATCGAGGCACCGCTGTCGCCGACCGTCTCGGTCTCACCGGCGTGCAGCTTCACCAGGTACTTGATCGTCGAGATGATGTCCTCGACGGTCAGGATGCCGGCGTCGAGCGGCGCGTCCGCAGCGAGCTTCTTGTTCACCTTGTAGCGGCCGACCTTCGCGAGGTCGTAGCGCTTCGGGTTGAAGTAGAGGTTCTCGAGCAGCGTCTGCGCAGCCTCACGCGTCGGCGGCTCGCCCGGACGCAGCTTGCGGTAGATGTCGAGCAGCGCGTCGTCCTGGCCCTGGGTGTGGTCCTTCTCCAGGGTGGCGCGCATCGACTCGTACTCGCCGAACTCCTCGAGGATCTGCTCGGTCGTCCAACCGAGAGCCTTGAGCAGAACGGTCACGGACTGCTTGCGCTTGCGGTCGATGCGGACACCGACCATGTCGCGCTTGTCGATCTCCATCTCCAGCCAGGCACCCCGGGACGGGATGACCTTGGCGGAGAAGATGTCCTTGTCGGACGTCTTGTCGATGGAAGAGTCGAAGTAGACACCCGGCGAGCGGACCAGCTGCGAAACAACGACACGCTCGGTGCCGTTGATGCAGAAGGTGCCCTTGTTCGTCATGAGCGGGAAGTCGCCCATGAAGACCGTCTGGGACTTGATCTCGCCGGTCTCGTTGTTGGTGAACTCGGCGGTGACGAAGAGCGGGGCGGCGTACGTGAAGTCGCGCTCCTTGCACTCGTCGATGGAGTTCTTCGGAGGCTCGAAACGGTGGTCGCGGAAAGTCAGCGACATCGACCCGGAGAAGTCCTCGATCGGAGAGATCTCCTCGAAGATCTCCTCCAGACCTGACTTGGTGGGGACGTCCTGACCGGACTCAAGAGCGGCCTCGACCCGACTCTGCCAGGCGGTGTTCCCGAGCAGCCAGTCAAAGCTCTCGGTCTGCAGCGCGAGCAGGTTGGGAACCTCGAGGGGCTCCTTGATCTTTGCAAAGGAGATGCGCAGCGGGGCGGTGCTGGCGCCGTTGTTCGTATTGGCAGTCGAGGCGTTGCGCGAGGCGGCCAAGAGGGGGTCCTTCCGAGGGCTCGGACTCACTACGCGCGTACCGGTCCCATATTTTGAGCGCATTGATGCGAAATCCCAGGTCAGGGAGGTTCAATCAACGGTGCTCAAGCATGGGCATGCCCCTGGTGACGGGCAGGAGGCAGCTAACAGGCAGCGCAAAGGGTCAGTGTAGCCACTCGGCCCACTGATGTCCAGAGCGGGTTTTCGAGCAACCCACGAACACCTCGGAATCCTGCTGTTGTGGCCCCTCGGCAGACCCCTCGCCGAGTGGGCGCATATCCACACTGCCCTCTTCGTCGCCGATCCATGCCTCGGATTCGGATCGTTGTGGCGACGCGTCCTGAGAATTGCGCGCTGCGTGCGGTTCGTCAAGGCCCCCCAGCCCAAACCAACTGCTGCGATCGCCGCCGTGCCACGCCCCGGAGGGCCCCGTCCAGGCGGCCCCAGGCACAACGAAGATCACCATACTCGGCCCTGCCGACATCGCAAGGCAGCCGTCACGGGAACGCCGAAGGGCGACCACCCATATGGGTGATCGCCCTTCAGTGTGTGCGCGTTACAGCCCGAGAGCCGTTCCACGCGAAAGAGTCAGCAGACTCGCAAGGTCACTTGACCTCGACGGAGGCACCGGCAGCCTTGAGGGCCTCGGCGGCCTTCTCGGCGGCGGCCTTGTCGACCTTCTCGACGACCGGCTTCGGGGTGCCGTCGACGAGGTCCTTGGCCTCCTTCAGACCCAGGGAGGTCAGCTCACGCACGACCTTGATGACCTGGATCTTCTTCTCGCCGGCGCCGGTGAGGATGACGTCGAACTCGTCCTGCTC
Proteins encoded in this window:
- the rplL gene encoding 50S ribosomal protein L7/L12, with protein sequence MAKLSQDDLLAQFEEMTLIELSEFVKAFEEKFDVTAAAAVAVAGPAAAGAPAEAAAEQDEFDVILTGAGEKKIQVIKVVRELTSLGLKEAKDLVDGTPKPVVEKVDKAAAEKAAEALKAAGASVEVK
- a CDS encoding DNA-directed RNA polymerase subunit beta' codes for the protein MLDVNFFDELRIGLATADDIRTWSHGEVKKPETINYRTLKPEKDGLFCEKIFGPTRDWECYCGKYKRVRFKGIICERCGVEVTRAKVRRERMGHIELAAPVTHIWYFKGVPSRLGYLLDLAPKDLEKVIYFAAYMITFVDEERRTRDLPSLEAHVSVERQQVEQRRDADLETRAKKLETDLAELEAEGAKADVRRKVREGAEREMKQLRDRAQREIDRLDEVWARFKNLKVQDLEGDELLYRELRDRFGTYFDGCMGAAALQKRLESFDLDEEAERLREIIRTGKGQKKTRALKRLKVVSAFLQTSNKPKGMVLDCVPVIPPDLRPMVQLDGGRFATSDLNDLYRRVINRNNRLKRLLDLGAPEIIVNNEKRMLQEAVDALFDNGRRGRPVTGPGNRPLKSLSDMLKGKQGRFRQNLLGKRVDYSARSVIVVGPQLKLHQCGLPKAMALELFKPFVMKRLVDLNHAQNIKSAKRMVERGRTVVYDVLEEVIAEHPVLLNRAPTLHRLGIQAFEPQLVEGKAIQIHPLVCTAFNADFDGDQMAVHLPLSAEAQAEARILMLSSNNILKPADGRPVTMPTQDMVLGLFFLTTDEEEIKVIGEGRSFGSTAEAVMAFDNRELSIQAKVDIRFPVGTIPPRGWTPPAQEEGEPEWQQGDTFRLRTTLGRALFNELLPEDYPFVDYSVGKKQLSEIVNDLAERYPKVIVAATLDNLKAAGFFWATRSGVTVAVSDIVVPEAKKAIVQGYEAQDEKVQKQYERGLITKDERTNELITIWTRATNEVAEAMNANFPKTNPIYMMVNSGARGNMMQMRQIAGMRGLVSNAKNETIPRPIKASFREGLSVLEYFISTHGARKGLADTALRTADSGYLTRRLVDVSQDVIIREEDCGTDRGLKLKIAVKGEDGVLRKTEDVETSVYARMLAEDVVIDGKVIAPANVDLGDVLIDALVANGVEEVKTRSVLTCESAVGTCAFCYGRSLATGKLVDIGEAVGIIAAQSIGEPGTQLTMRTFHTGGVAGDDITQGLPRVVELFEARTPKGVAPISEAAGRVRIEETEKTKKIVIVPDDGSDETPFPISKRARVQVAEGDHVEVGQKLTVGATNPHDVLRILGQRAVQVHLVGEVQKVYNSQGVSIHDKHIEIIIRQMLRRVTIIESGDAELLPGELVERSKFETENRRVVQEGGHPASGRPQLMGITKASLATESWLSAASFQETTRVLTDAAINAKSDSLIGLKENVIIGKLIPAGTGLSRYRNIRVEPTEEAKAAMYSAVGYDDIDYSPFGTGSGQAVPLEDYDYGPYNQ
- the rpoB gene encoding DNA-directed RNA polymerase subunit beta, giving the protein MAASRNASTANTNNGASTAPLRISFAKIKEPLEVPNLLALQTESFDWLLGNTAWQSRVEAALESGQDVPTKSGLEEIFEEISPIEDFSGSMSLTFRDHRFEPPKNSIDECKERDFTYAAPLFVTAEFTNNETGEIKSQTVFMGDFPLMTNKGTFCINGTERVVVSQLVRSPGVYFDSSIDKTSDKDIFSAKVIPSRGAWLEMEIDKRDMVGVRIDRKRKQSVTVLLKALGWTTEQILEEFGEYESMRATLEKDHTQGQDDALLDIYRKLRPGEPPTREAAQTLLENLYFNPKRYDLAKVGRYKVNKKLAADAPLDAGILTVEDIISTIKYLVKLHAGETETVGDSGASIVVETDDIDHFGNRRLRNVGELIQNQVRTGLARMERVVRERMTTQDVEAITPQTLINIRPVVASIKEFFGTSQLSQFMDQTNPLSGLTHKRRLSALGPGGLSRERAGFEVRDVHPSHYGRMCPIETPEGPNIGLIGSLASYGRVNAFGFVETPYRKVIEGVVTDDVDYLTADEEDRFVIAQANAPLTEDLRFAEARVLVRRRGGEVDYIPGDDVDYMDVSPRQMVSVATAMIPFLEHDDANRALMGSNMMRQAVPLIKAEAPLVGTGMEYRCAVDAGDVIKAEKDGVVQEVSADYVTVANDDGTYTTYRVAKFSRSNQGTSFNQKVVVDEGARVIEGQVLADGPSTDEGEMALGKNLLVAFMPWEGHNYEDAIILSQRLVQDDVLSSIHIEEHEVDARDTKLGPEEITRDIPNVSEEVLSDLDERGIIRIGAEVVAGDILVGKVTPKGETELTPEERLLRAIFGEKAREVRDTSLKVPHGEIGKVIGVRVFDREEGDELPPGVNQLVRVYVAQKRKITDGDKLAGRHGNKGVISKINPIEDMPFLEDGTPVDIILNPLGVPSRMNPGQVLEIHLGWLASQGWNVQGAEEWMQRLQAIGADEVPAGSNVATPVFDGAREDEISGLFEHTIPNRDGERMVLPSGKARMFDGRSGEPFPEPISVGYMYILKLHHLVDDKLHARSTGPYSMITQQPLGGKAQFGGQRFGEMEVWALEAYGAAYALQELLTIKSDDVTGRVKVYEAIVKGENIPEPGIPESFKVLIKEMQSLCLNVEVLSSDGMSIEMRDTDEDVFRAAEELGIDLSRREPSSVEEV